A region of Arabidopsis thaliana chromosome 5, partial sequence DNA encodes the following proteins:
- a CDS encoding coiled-coil protein (unknown protein; BEST Arabidopsis thaliana protein match is: unknown protein (TAIR:AT3G48860.2); Has 30201 Blast hits to 17322 proteins in 780 species: Archae - 12; Bacteria - 1396; Metazoa - 17338; Fungi - 3422; Plants - 5037; Viruses - 0; Other Eukaryotes - 2996 (source: NCBI BLink).), with protein sequence MDLRRPSSPVYGRQWSRSSNGTESRSPSMSPAHRNQIGGVGGLSTVKRTQNVATKAAAQRLAKVMALQNKDNEEDDDDDDHEFKFAPPSSGPINGSFARRNRSHSPAIGRNITEQVTSVRSSSTGRPSTFSRSSTPNASPLWMPPKASLKPPVIIPPIDHSFKDRDQRYFGDVPRLVNSRDKGYQREASALRDEVDMLQEENEIVLEKLHRAEEMREAAEARARELEKQVASLGEGVSLEAKLLSRKEAALRQREAALKAANEKKDGKKEEVVSLRSEIQILKDEAETAAECLQEAESEAKALRIMTQRMVLTQDEMEEVALKRCWLARYWGLAVQHGICADIAPSRHEKWSALAPLPFELVISAAQKTKDDQSKTARFLSDLPGEGNIESMLSVEMGLRELASLKVEDAVMLAFAQKRTPSLVRQDSKGHGELSFVESYGKRRESKHAQYIISAVKLDEILTMLSHFSNAEIKEGEQEDVAFKQAWLMYFWGRAKLHSVEEDIADERFQFWTSRSEGKSPTSQDAVDVERGLLELRKLGVEQQLWEACRKETDQLLPSSSPTSTLSNHNLDS encoded by the exons ATGGATCTCAGGAGACCGAGTAGCCCAGTGTACGGTCGTCAATGGAGCAGATCATCCAACGGTACGGAATCTAGATCGCCGTCGATGTCTCCAGCTCACCGGAATCAAATCGGTGGTGTTGGTGGCTTATCAACCGTTAAAAGAACTCAAAACGTAGCCACCAAAGCGGCGGCTCAACGGTTAGCGAAGGTTATGGCTTTACAGAACaaagacaatgaagaagacgatgatgacgacgatCACGAATTCAAATTCGCACCTCCTTCTTCTGGACCTATCAACGGTTCCTTCGCTCGCCGTAATCGATCGCATTCACCTGCG ATAGGTAGGAACATCACTGAGCAAGTGACTTCAGTGCGTTCGTCGTCGACAGGAAGGCCATCAACGTTTAGTAGATCATCAACTCCGAATGCGTCTCCCCTTTGGATGCCACCTAAGGCATCGTTGAAACCTCCGGTGATTATTCCTCCAATTGATCATTCATTTAAGGATAGAGATCAAAG ATACTTTGGTGATGTACCACGCTTAGTAAATTCGAGAGATAAGGGGTATCAGCGAGAAGCTTCAGCTCTTCGTGATGAA GTGGATATGCTACAAGAGGAGAATGAGATTGTATTGGAGAAG CTTCACCGTGCAGAAGAAATGCGTGAGGCAGCAGAAGCCAGGGCTCGAGAGCTGGAGAAACAG GTTGCTTCTCTTGGAGAAGGAGTGTCTCTGGAGGCTAAATTGTTAAGTAG AAAGGAAGCGGCATTGCGCCAACGTGAG GCTGCTCTTAAGGCTGCTAACGAGAAAAAAGATGGGAAAAAGGAGGAAGTTGTTTCCCTCCGTTCAGAAATTCAG ATCTTGAAGGATGAGGCAGAAACAGCTGCGGAATGCCTTCAAGAAGCGGAATCAGAAGCAAAGGCTCTTCGTATAATGACTCAAAGAATGGTTTTAACACAGGACGAAATG GAGGAAGTAGCCTTGAAGAGATGCTGGCTTGCCCGGTATTGGGGTTTGGCAGTGCAGCATG GCATTTGTGCTGACATAGCACCATCCAGGCATGAAAAATGGTCGGCTCTGGCTCCTCTTCCATTTGAGCTGGTCATATCTGCAGCACAAAAGACCAAGGA TGATCAGAGCAAAACTGCTAGATTTTTAAGTGATCTACCTGGAGAAGGAAATATCGAAAGTATGCTTTCAGTTGAGATGGGTTTGAGAGAGCTGGCATCCTTAAAG GTTGAGGATGCTGTTATGCTTGCATTCGCACAGAAGAGAACACCGAGTTTGGTTCGTCAAG ATTCCAAAGGGCATGGAGAACTCAGTTTTGTAGAATCATACGGTAAGAGAAGAGAGTCCAAACATGCACAATATATCATATCAGCAGTCAAACTTGATGAAATCCTTACTATGTTATCACATTTCTCAAATGCAGAGATAAAAGAAGGGGAACAAGAAGATGTTGCCTTTAAGCAG GCATGGCTTATGTACTTCTGGGGTAGAGCCAAGTTGCATAGTGTGGAAGAAGACATTGCAGATGAACGTTTCCAGTTTTGGACCAGTCGTAGTGAAGGAAAATCTCCGACTTCACAAGATGCCGTTGACG TGGAACGAGGTTTGTTAGAGCTAAGGAAACTAGGAGTAGAGCAACAATTATGGGAAGCTTGTCGCAAAGAAACAGATCagcttcttccatcttcttctccgacaTCTACTCTTTCAAATCACAACCTTGACTCTTAA
- a CDS encoding coiled-coil protein — MDLRRPSSPVYGRQWSRSSNGTESRSPSMSPAHRNQIGGVGGLSTVKRTQNVATKAAAQRLAKVMALQNKDNEEDDDDDDHEFKFAPPSSGPINGSFARRNRSHSPAIGRNITEQVTSVRSSSTGRPSTFSRSSTPNASPLWMPPKASLKPPVIIPPIDHSFKDRDQRYFGDVPRLVNSRDKGYQREASALRDEVDMLQEENEIVLEKLHRAEEMREAAEARARELEKQVASLGEGVSLEAKLLSRKEAALRQREAALKAANEKKDGKKEEVVSLRSEIQDEAETAAECLQEAESEAKALRIMTQRMVLTQDEMEEVALKRCWLARYWGLAVQHGICADIAPSRHEKWSALAPLPFELVISAAQKTKELSRDKGGSDQSKTARFLSDLPGEGNIESMLSVEMGLRELASLKVEDAVMLAFAQKRTPSLVRQDSKGHGELSFVESYGKRRESKHAQYIISAVKLDEILTMLSHFSNAEIKEGEQEDVAFKQAWLMYFWGRAKLHSVEEDIADERFQFWTSRSEGKSPTSQDAVDVERGLLELRKLGVEQQLWEACRKETDQLLPSSSPTSTLSNHNLDS, encoded by the exons ATGGATCTCAGGAGACCGAGTAGCCCAGTGTACGGTCGTCAATGGAGCAGATCATCCAACGGTACGGAATCTAGATCGCCGTCGATGTCTCCAGCTCACCGGAATCAAATCGGTGGTGTTGGTGGCTTATCAACCGTTAAAAGAACTCAAAACGTAGCCACCAAAGCGGCGGCTCAACGGTTAGCGAAGGTTATGGCTTTACAGAACaaagacaatgaagaagacgatgatgacgacgatCACGAATTCAAATTCGCACCTCCTTCTTCTGGACCTATCAACGGTTCCTTCGCTCGCCGTAATCGATCGCATTCACCTGCG ATAGGTAGGAACATCACTGAGCAAGTGACTTCAGTGCGTTCGTCGTCGACAGGAAGGCCATCAACGTTTAGTAGATCATCAACTCCGAATGCGTCTCCCCTTTGGATGCCACCTAAGGCATCGTTGAAACCTCCGGTGATTATTCCTCCAATTGATCATTCATTTAAGGATAGAGATCAAAG ATACTTTGGTGATGTACCACGCTTAGTAAATTCGAGAGATAAGGGGTATCAGCGAGAAGCTTCAGCTCTTCGTGATGAA GTGGATATGCTACAAGAGGAGAATGAGATTGTATTGGAGAAG CTTCACCGTGCAGAAGAAATGCGTGAGGCAGCAGAAGCCAGGGCTCGAGAGCTGGAGAAACAG GTTGCTTCTCTTGGAGAAGGAGTGTCTCTGGAGGCTAAATTGTTAAGTAG AAAGGAAGCGGCATTGCGCCAACGTGAG GCTGCTCTTAAGGCTGCTAACGAGAAAAAAGATGGGAAAAAGGAGGAAGTTGTTTCCCTCCGTTCAGAAATTCAG GATGAGGCAGAAACAGCTGCGGAATGCCTTCAAGAAGCGGAATCAGAAGCAAAGGCTCTTCGTATAATGACTCAAAGAATGGTTTTAACACAGGACGAAATG GAGGAAGTAGCCTTGAAGAGATGCTGGCTTGCCCGGTATTGGGGTTTGGCAGTGCAGCATG GCATTTGTGCTGACATAGCACCATCCAGGCATGAAAAATGGTCGGCTCTGGCTCCTCTTCCATTTGAGCTGGTCATATCTGCAGCACAAAAGACCAAGGAGTTATCTCGGGACAAAG GTGGGAGTGATCAGAGCAAAACTGCTAGATTTTTAAGTGATCTACCTGGAGAAGGAAATATCGAAAGTATGCTTTCAGTTGAGATGGGTTTGAGAGAGCTGGCATCCTTAAAG GTTGAGGATGCTGTTATGCTTGCATTCGCACAGAAGAGAACACCGAGTTTGGTTCGTCAAG ATTCCAAAGGGCATGGAGAACTCAGTTTTGTAGAATCATACGGTAAGAGAAGAGAGTCCAAACATGCACAATATATCATATCAGCAGTCAAACTTGATGAAATCCTTACTATGTTATCACATTTCTCAAATGCAGAGATAAAAGAAGGGGAACAAGAAGATGTTGCCTTTAAGCAG GCATGGCTTATGTACTTCTGGGGTAGAGCCAAGTTGCATAGTGTGGAAGAAGACATTGCAGATGAACGTTTCCAGTTTTGGACCAGTCGTAGTGAAGGAAAATCTCCGACTTCACAAGATGCCGTTGACG TGGAACGAGGTTTGTTAGAGCTAAGGAAACTAGGAGTAGAGCAACAATTATGGGAAGCTTGTCGCAAAGAAACAGATCagcttcttccatcttcttctccgacaTCTACTCTTTCAAATCACAACCTTGACTCTTAA
- a CDS encoding DNA binding / DNA-directed RNA polymerase (DNA binding;DNA-directed RNA polymerases; FUNCTIONS IN: DNA-directed RNA polymerase activity, DNA binding; INVOLVED IN: transcription; LOCATED IN: chloroplast; EXPRESSED IN: 22 plant structures; EXPRESSED DURING: 13 growth stages; CONTAINS InterPro DOMAIN/s: RNA polymerase Rpc34-like (InterPro:IPR016049), RNA polymerase Rpc34 (InterPro:IPR007832); Has 1807 Blast hits to 1807 proteins in 277 species: Archae - 0; Bacteria - 0; Metazoa - 736; Fungi - 347; Plants - 385; Viruses - 0; Other Eukaryotes - 339 (source: NCBI BLink).) — protein sequence MSKRKRPDPKSSGGDLNEPHEKKLLDLIRINQGRGATMFELKREKTIPATIVTRLIASLRKKNLIKEVANMNNKGVKHYLAMEFEPCSELTGGEWYTDGALDLSKIEDLKAKCVMILERHRQRVVTLEVLCGYFVKEEKLSVDQTKEILKNLILDNLIMEVKSNGMNEFASTRIGEVCYRLTGKKFGNGEPRAGAFASIPCGVCPHIAICSPDGVISPTTCVYFQKWLDF from the coding sequence ATGAGTAAACGAAAACGTCCGGATCCGAAATCATCGGGAGGTGATCTAAACGAGCCACACGAGAAGAAGCTTCTGGATCTGATTCGAATAAACCAAGGAAGAGGCGCAACTATGTTCGAATTGAAACGCGAGAAAACGATCCCAGCAACTATAGTTACTCGATTGATCGCTTCTCTACGGAAGAAGAATCTCATCAAAGAAGTAGCAAACATGAACAACAAAGGTGTCAAACATTATCTTGCAATGGAGTTTGAGCCTTGTAGTGAACTTACTGGTGGTGAATGGTACACTGATGGAGCTCTTGACCTGTCGAAAATCGAAGATTTGAAAGCCAAGTGTGTGATGATTTTGGAGAGGCATAGGCAGAGGGTTGTTACTTTGGAGGTTTTGTGTGGGTATTTTGTTAAAGAGGAGAAGCTGAGTGTTGATCAGACTAAGGAGATACTTAAGAACTTGATTTTGGATAATTTGATCATGGAGGTGAAGAGTAATGGAATGAATGAGTTTGCTTCTACGAGAATCGGAGAAGTTTGCTACAGGTTGACCGGGAAAAAGTTCGGTAATGGCGAACCGAGAGCTGGAGCTTTTGCTTCGATTCCTTGCGGGGTTTGTCCGCATATAGCGATCTGTTCACCTGATGGTGTTATCTCTCCCACTACATGTGTTTATTTTCAGAAATGGTTAGACTTTTAg
- a CDS encoding coiled-coil protein yields the protein MDLRRPSSPVYGRQWSRSSNGTESRSPSMSPAHRNQIGGVGGLSTVKRTQNVATKAAAQRLAKVMALQNKDNEEDDDDDDHEFKFAPPSSGPINGSFARRNRSHSPAIGRNITEQVTSVRSSSTGRPSTFSRSSTPNASPLWMPPKASLKPPVIIPPIDHSFKDRDQRYFGDVPRLVNSRDKGYQREASALRDEVDMLQEENEIVLEKLHRAEEMREAAEARARELEKQVASLGEGVSLEAKLLSRKEAALRQREAALKAANEKKDGKKEEVVSLRSEIQILKDEAETAAECLQEAESEAKALRIMTQRMVLTQDEMEEVALKRCWLARYWGLAVQHGICADIAPSRHEKWSALAPLPFELVISAAQKTKELSRDKGGSDQSKTARFLSDLPGEGNIESMLSVEMGLRELASLKVEDAVMLAFAQKRTPSLVRQDSKGHGELSFVESYEIKEGEQEDVAFKQAWLMYFWGRAKLHSVEEDIADERFQFWTSRSEGKSPTSQDAVDVERGLLELRKLGVEQQLWEACRKETDQLLPSSSPTSTLSNHNLDS from the exons ATGGATCTCAGGAGACCGAGTAGCCCAGTGTACGGTCGTCAATGGAGCAGATCATCCAACGGTACGGAATCTAGATCGCCGTCGATGTCTCCAGCTCACCGGAATCAAATCGGTGGTGTTGGTGGCTTATCAACCGTTAAAAGAACTCAAAACGTAGCCACCAAAGCGGCGGCTCAACGGTTAGCGAAGGTTATGGCTTTACAGAACaaagacaatgaagaagacgatgatgacgacgatCACGAATTCAAATTCGCACCTCCTTCTTCTGGACCTATCAACGGTTCCTTCGCTCGCCGTAATCGATCGCATTCACCTGCG ATAGGTAGGAACATCACTGAGCAAGTGACTTCAGTGCGTTCGTCGTCGACAGGAAGGCCATCAACGTTTAGTAGATCATCAACTCCGAATGCGTCTCCCCTTTGGATGCCACCTAAGGCATCGTTGAAACCTCCGGTGATTATTCCTCCAATTGATCATTCATTTAAGGATAGAGATCAAAG ATACTTTGGTGATGTACCACGCTTAGTAAATTCGAGAGATAAGGGGTATCAGCGAGAAGCTTCAGCTCTTCGTGATGAA GTGGATATGCTACAAGAGGAGAATGAGATTGTATTGGAGAAG CTTCACCGTGCAGAAGAAATGCGTGAGGCAGCAGAAGCCAGGGCTCGAGAGCTGGAGAAACAG GTTGCTTCTCTTGGAGAAGGAGTGTCTCTGGAGGCTAAATTGTTAAGTAG AAAGGAAGCGGCATTGCGCCAACGTGAG GCTGCTCTTAAGGCTGCTAACGAGAAAAAAGATGGGAAAAAGGAGGAAGTTGTTTCCCTCCGTTCAGAAATTCAG ATCTTGAAGGATGAGGCAGAAACAGCTGCGGAATGCCTTCAAGAAGCGGAATCAGAAGCAAAGGCTCTTCGTATAATGACTCAAAGAATGGTTTTAACACAGGACGAAATG GAGGAAGTAGCCTTGAAGAGATGCTGGCTTGCCCGGTATTGGGGTTTGGCAGTGCAGCATG GCATTTGTGCTGACATAGCACCATCCAGGCATGAAAAATGGTCGGCTCTGGCTCCTCTTCCATTTGAGCTGGTCATATCTGCAGCACAAAAGACCAAGGAGTTATCTCGGGACAAAG GTGGGAGTGATCAGAGCAAAACTGCTAGATTTTTAAGTGATCTACCTGGAGAAGGAAATATCGAAAGTATGCTTTCAGTTGAGATGGGTTTGAGAGAGCTGGCATCCTTAAAG GTTGAGGATGCTGTTATGCTTGCATTCGCACAGAAGAGAACACCGAGTTTGGTTCGTCAAG ATTCCAAAGGGCATGGAGAACTCAGTTTTGTAGAATCATACG AGATAAAAGAAGGGGAACAAGAAGATGTTGCCTTTAAGCAG GCATGGCTTATGTACTTCTGGGGTAGAGCCAAGTTGCATAGTGTGGAAGAAGACATTGCAGATGAACGTTTCCAGTTTTGGACCAGTCGTAGTGAAGGAAAATCTCCGACTTCACAAGATGCCGTTGACG TGGAACGAGGTTTGTTAGAGCTAAGGAAACTAGGAGTAGAGCAACAATTATGGGAAGCTTGTCGCAAAGAAACAGATCagcttcttccatcttcttctccgacaTCTACTCTTTCAAATCACAACCTTGACTCTTAA